A region of the Cricetulus griseus strain 17A/GY chromosome 7, alternate assembly CriGri-PICRH-1.0, whole genome shotgun sequence genome:
ATGCACGATATGTGTGGAGGGGGAAACATACCATTAGTCAACACTAAGTCTTCTCTTAATTGGCCCAAGGATTTACAAGAATGATCACGTGCCTGGCGGTCATCAGCACTGGCCAGGTATATAAAGGGACCCCTCCCAGGGGAGACATCACACCTGAAAACACCCAACTGCTCTCTACTCCTCAGCCTCACTCCAACACAGACAACACCATGACCGGCTCCTGCTGTGGATCCTTCTCCTCCCAGAGCTGTGGAggctgctgccagccctgctgctgcCGAGACCCCTGCTGCTGCCGCCCAGTGTCCTGCCAGACCACAGTGTGCCGCCCTGTGACCTGTGTGCCCCACTGCACCAGGCCCATCTGTGAGCCCTGCCGCCGCCCCATCTGCTGTGACCCCTGCAGCCTGCAGCAGGGCTGCTGTCGCCCCATCACCTGCTGCCCCACCTCCTGCACAGCTGTGGTCTGCAGACCCTGCTGCTGGGCCTCCACCTGCTGCCAGCCCATCTCTGTGCAGGCTCCCTGCTGCAGGCCCCCCTGCTGCCAGCCTGCTCCCTGCCGTACCACCTGCAGGACCTC
Encoded here:
- the LOC100756520 gene encoding keratin-associated protein 2-1 isoform X2, with the translated sequence MTGSCCGSFSSQSCGGCCQPCCCRDPCCCRPVSCQTTVCRPVTCVPHCTRPICEPCRRPICCDPCSLQQGCCRPITCCPTSCTAVVCRPCCWASTCCQPISVQAPCCRPPCCQPAPCRTTCRTSPCNACC